The proteins below are encoded in one region of Periplaneta americana isolate PAMFEO1 chromosome 11, P.americana_PAMFEO1_priV1, whole genome shotgun sequence:
- the LOC138708842 gene encoding facilitated trehalose transporter Tret1-like produces MENHTPNVTIAESGQGKTISRFREMLPQVLASIACNFVLLDLNLSLAYPTILIAQLAWLDAAQASWLGSIAYICQPVGSLCSGVLVEWLGRKRFMLLLNLPFLLGWVLMATAPSYAVLCLACVIVGITIGLTEAPINSYIGEVCRPGLRGNMTACAGVFYQCGFFIEYLLGSLTDWRTAAGISASIPIFTAIYMAMVPEAPIWLVSKGRIQDAEKALCWLRGWVEPSAVKEELSDLVRYHEETKLLLSSSPPKIQGQTAYVNSAFVAETGAETKDSQTVVTVTEPTGGGRECCGRRIETLDRIRDLLRPPTLRPLLLVIPFFFFVHFSGLTSIRPFMVHVFEKFHMPISGEWATVVSGGCGIVGTVFMMCSVQRLGKRPLSLACTAGSALSALLLATYALVTGDAVTAPWVPLLLFVVLSFCNSIVGQMPWMLLSEVFPFRTRGLSGGVSAAGCYVFLFLSSKTFLDMERDLQLYGAFFFYGTISCIGVVFLYFRLLETEGKSLEEIERHFTEGRSAWRRM; encoded by the exons ATGGAAAACCATACTCCCAACGTGACAATTGCAGAATCTGGCCAAGGCAAGACCATCAGTCGCTTCAGAGAAATGCTGCCACAG GTGCTGGCGAGCATCGCGTGCAACTTCGTGCTGCTGGACCTCAACCTGTCGCTCGCGTACCCCACGATCCTGATCGCGCAGCTGGCCTGGCTGGACGCCGCGCAGGCGTCGTGGCTGGGCAGCATCGCGTACATCTGCCAGCCGGTGGGCAGCCTGTGCTCCGGCGTGCTGGTGGAGTGGCTGGGCCGCAAGCGCTTCATGCTGCTGCTCAACCTGCCCTTCCTGCTGGGCTGGGTGCTCATGGCCACGGCGCCCTCGTACGCCGTGCTCTGCCTCGCCTGTGTCATCGTGGGCATCACCATCGGCCTCACGGAGGCCCCGATTAACAGTTACATCGGCGAGGTGTGCCGTCCTGGCCTGCGGGGGAATATGACTGCATGTGCAG GCGTATTCTACCAGTGCGGCTTCTTCATTGAATATCTGCTTGGGAGTTTGACGGACTGGAGGACAGCTGCTGGCATCAGCGCATCCATTCCTATCTTCACTGCCATCTACATGGCTATG GTGCCAGAGGCGCCGATATGGCTGGTGTCAAAGGGACGCATCCAGGATGCAGAGAAGGCGCTGTGCTGGCTGCGTGGTTGGGTGGAACCCAGTGCCGTGAAGGAGGAACTCTCAGACCTGGTCCGCTACCATGAAGAGACCAAACTACTGCTATCGAGTTCGCCTCCGAAGATCCAAGGACAGACCGCCTATGTCAACTCCGCTTTCGTAGCAGAGACAGGCGCCGAAACCAAGGACTCCCAGACTGTGGTCACAG TGACTGAGCCAACAGGAGGAGGCAGAGAGTGCTGCGGACGACGGATCGAGACGTTGGACCGAATACGCGACCTGCTGCGCCCTCCGACACTGCGCCCCTTACTGCTCGTCATCCCCTTCTTTTTCTTCGTGCACTTCTCGGGCCTCACGTCCATCCGCCCTTTCATGGTGCACGTCTTTGAGAAGTTTCACATGCCAATCAGCGGCGAATGGGCCACG GTGGTGTCGGGGGGCTGCGGCATAGTGGGCACCGTCTTCATGATGTGCTCGGTCCAGCGCCTCGGCAAGCGCCCCCTGTCGCTGGCCTGCACGGCCGGCAGCGCCCTGTCCGCCCTGCTGCTGGCAACTTACGCCCTCGTGACCGGGGACGCCGTCACCGCACCGTGGGTGCCGCTGCTGCTGTTCGTGGTGCTCTCCTTCTGCAACAGCATCGTGGGGCAGATGCCCTGGATGCTGCTGTCCGAGGTGTTCCCCTTCCGCACGCGCGGGCTGTCGGGCGGCGTGTCGGCCGCAGGCTGCTACGTCTTCCTCTTCCTCAGCTCCAAGACGTTCCTCGACATGGAGCGCGACCTCCAGCTCTACGGAGCCTTCTTCTTTTACGGGACCATCAGCTGCATCGGCGTCGTCTTCCTTTACTTCCGGTTGCTTGAGACTGAGGGCAAATCGCTGGAGGAAATCGAAAGGCACTTCACGGAGGGACGAAGCGCCTGGCGCAGAATGTGA